ACACTTACCACACATGCTCTCACAATGGCACATGTGGACTCATACTCCCTGTGTCCTGAGTCACTGATTCACCAAGCTTACCATGCTATTGtatctggcttccttccttcatgaCGGTCTGACTGACCTGGACTCAGGATGCCCTGACATGAAGGGAGCTTACCTGGGACCACGGACACCACAACTTTGAAGGAGTCATCGATCCCCCAGGTGGGAATGGTTTCCCAGTAGGAGCCATTGATAAATGGTATTTCCACCCCACATTTATAGATGCCTGCATCCTCCAGGGTGAGGTTCTCCAAGGTCACTGTGAAGGTGAGGGTGGCTGGATGGTCCCTGATGGACACTCGGCCATTCCCAGCTTCTTTTGAGGCTCTGGTCCTGACAATCTCTTTACATGGTGGTAGCAGTGACACTCTGCACCAGTATTTGTCGTTAGCCTTGTATTTCTCCTCGTACTGACACCGCACACTCAGGGATTCCCCCACTGTGCCTGTCACCTTGCTGGGGCCACGCAGAGGGACACAGCCTGGAAAACACAAGCCCCAATTCTGCACCCTCACAGCTGGATGGGGGTCAGGCCTCCATTATTCATCTCTTAAAGAGCTGTCTTGTCTGAAGAAAgcatcaagggctggagagatggctcagaggttaagaacactggctgttcttcctgaggtcctgagttcaattcccagcacctacatggtggctcacagccatctataatgagatctgtctccctattctggcctgcagggatacatgcaaacagaacattgtatacagaataagtaaataaatctttaaaaaaaaaaaaagaaaagaaaagaaagaaagcatcaaaaAGGAGACAGGCTTTCTTAGACCCAAAGTCTTGAATGAGGTGAGTGCCTGTGTTTTCCTGACGaggggcggggaggggcttgtccctggagaaaggAAGGGCCCAGGATGAAACaacatgtcagtgtgtgtgtgtgtatgtgtgtgtgagagagagatagagatagatgatagatagatagatagatagatagatagatagatagatagatagatagatagatagatatagagagagaaagagagagagacagacagacagacagaaagagacagagagctggTGGGGGGAAGtctttacatatgtatatgtgtgtgtgtatgtctctgtgggtGTGACATGTGTCTATGAAGGAATCAGTGCTTATACACATTTGGtatgcaaatatatgtgtgtacccAATAAAGATTGTATGCTTTTATGGCAATGTCTGTCTCAGCTAACCCTCTCAGCAGGTCCTGACTGTCTCAGGTGTGGTAGTCATGACTGTACTGTGCACTGATTCCTGACAGCACCTGTGAGGTGACGCTGGCcactcctgcccacccccactcctTGTCTTCACTCTGGGCCCATCTTCCTCTGCTGGctgctctctcccacctcccatcccccatcctgcCCTCTCACTTACTCCAGGAGTCCCCCTTTCAGAGCtgtaacccccaccccacccccgtccccgTGCTCACCTGGGACCTGCAAGAGGAGCAGAGCTGAAGGCAGCCACACTCCCGTCACTCCTGGGATCATTTCTTCAGCTCTGATGTCTCCTGCCCACACCAAGCCCAAGAGGAGAGGGGCAGTGTTTTTCTAGAAAGCCCAGTGTTCACATGCCAAGTTCTCctttctgtcctctgcttcctggtccccgGGGAGGCTCCAGATGAACTGGTACAGGAAGTGCTCTGAAGATGCTCCAGGCCTCGGGGCACTGGTTCCTATCGCTTCCAGTTAGgggcacagccacagccactgccaGGGATTGAGATGCCACTTGTCTCTTAGCCTTCAGCTAAGTGCTTTACAACCTTCCCACTCCTGGCCCAGTCCTGGAAAGTATTTCCTTTTTGTTCAGGCTGCTCCACCCTCTGTGACATGTCACTTCCTGAGTGGACCTGATGGCTGTCaatcttttcttgctccttccctGTGAGCACAGAGGAACCATCTCCTTCCAAAATTCAGCTTAGCCTTCCATAGCATGCTCTTAGTCCATGGGGTCTCTGGCACTATTTCTGGCTTCACGCAGCTGGTTCAGCAAACACTGTGATCCTGATACCTTAATCAGAGTTTATGTTGATGCTGAGTCCCCACAAAGAGTACAGACCTGTAGGTCacagctttctctctcctcttccatcttattctgtttgtttgtttgtggcagaTCTCTAGCTCAATCTGGCTCTATACAACTAAGGATGACGTAGaattgatcctcctgcttctacttcctgaaTCTAGGTTATTATAGGTGTGATCTACCACATGCCATTCATGCTGTGCtcaggattgaacccaaggcttcatccatgctaggcaagcactctaccaactgagatatgTCTCAGATCTTGTTTATTTGAAAGAGTATCTCACATTGGAACCCAGGATGGGCTGGAATGCACTATTTcaagctgaacttgaactcacagaaaccctccATTCCTTGAGTGCAGAAAGTATGGGCATCAGCCACTCTACCTGACCACTCTGTCTTCGTATGTCATGGCCCCGTATCTAGACATGGGCCTGTTGTCATTATTTTGGGTAGGTAGTGGGTGTTGGGTGTTGGGAGGGGGAATGAAGAAAAACCTCAGGTCTCTCCTTTCTGACAACTCAGTTCCTAGTGGTGGAGGTCCATTTCCCTCTCATGTTGGGGAGGAAGGCAAGAGAATGGTTCCTGGAGCCCAGTGATGCACCTAACCATAGAGGCATCTGCACCTCTCTGATATATGTCGGTATCTAGAGGCTGTGGTGACATTTACGGGGGACATTGGTACTTGCTCTTCATTGGCCTGAGGCTCTCCTCTGGGCAATCATATGTATTCCACTCGTTTCCAAACCCTATTAACAGACAATGCAGAAATTTTCTCATTGTATCACTTTCTCCAGTTCTTGCCTCTCACATACACATCTTCAGGGTGTCTGTCTGAATTTTGTCTGTGTCCTTTGTTTCTTTATGCTCAACTCAATATCAGCTCAACAAGAGCAAATAATCTGCTTTGTGTATTCACTTGGGGACTCCAATGCCATAGTCTATGCTTGGTATCTGTCCTAGTCACTactctactgctgtgaagagacaccatgaccacaactcaTATTAGAGAAAGCTTGtcattggaggcttgcttacagtttcagaggcttagtccattgttatcatggcGGCGAGCACGGTGGCAGGCATGGGAGACAAGGTTGTGGAGACATAACTGAGAGCTTCGTCCTCAttttgagagaggagagagagagagagagagagagctctgctGAGAAATGGCTAATGGAGATGAGGGAATGTGTTCTGATTCAGGTCTGTCCTATAGCAGGCCTCTGACCTGTGGTAACTCCCCAGCACAGGGCTTGATTTATAGCACAGCAAAAGACTTATAACTGAGCTTAGTGAGCACATCAGTTCTTACATCTGGCCCAGACTTGAGGAGTGTGGTAACAGGGAGTCATGTGCAAGGTGGAGTCACAGAACCTCCTCTGTGGCAAATCAGTGTACCCAACACAACACAAAGCCACATTCCCTTGTGCTGAATACTTGAGTGAGGACTAGGGGCTCAGAAGTATCGGTGACGGCCACAGCTGAGCCGCCAGCCGTACCTCATGGTGATGTTGAGTCACTCTGCAAGAGCTGCGTTAGTTAGATAAGCGTGGACAGACAAGGAACTTGCACACACAAGAAAATCTTAGAGTTGTATAGAAATTTGTAAACACAATGTTGTAACAGGAAGTTCTATGTAGGATCTGGATTCCTTCCTGTGGCCCTCTTGTGGCCACTGAGAAGGCCCAAGACCACTTCAAGGAGCCATGTGTCTCAGGGACCTCCacgggctggagatggctcaggaggtaaagtgCTCATTCTGCACAGGTGATGACTAGAGTTTAgttccccagaagccatgtcaAGCTGGACACTGGGACACCCATCTGAACTATCAGGGGTCACTATAACACGCATCTGGACTCTCAGGGGTCACTGTAACATGACCTGGACTCTCAGGGGTCACTGTAACATCACCTGGACTCTCAGGGGTCACTGTAACATCACCTGGACTCTCAGGGGTCACTGTAACACACACCTGTACTCTCAGGGGTCACTGTAACCTCACCTGGACTCTCAAGAGTCACTGTAACATCACCTGGACTCTCAGGGGTCACTGTAACATTACCTGTACTCTCAGGGGTCACTGTAACACACATATGGACTCTCAGGGGTCACTGTAACACGCATCTAGACTCTCAGGGTCACTGTAACACACATCTGGACTCTCAGGGGTCACTGTAACACGCATCTGGACTCTCAGGGGTCACTGAAACACGCATCTGGACTCTCAGGGGTCACTGTAACACACACCTGTACTCTCAGGGTCACTGGAACACGCATCTGGACTCTCAGGGGTCACTGTAACATGCATCTTTACTCTCAGGGGTCACTgtaacacacacatgtactctcAGGGCTCCTATGTAActgaggttttcctgtgtccaatCCAATccacagacgctcagacccaagtaaacacccagaggcttatattaattaaaactgctcagccattagctcaggctcccTACTGagtagctcttgcacttaaactcagcgcatttctgttaatctaaatgtcaccacattttctatggctttacctgtgtcccattacatgctgctccctggacagaagGCTGGCGTCTCTTGACTCAGTctttctcttctcagaattctccttatctgcttatcccacctatacttcctgcctgactactggccaatcaacgttttattaaaccagtgtacaaaagcattatcccacagcactggtaCATATGTGCTTTGGGGTGCGGTGTATGGCTATGTGTaagaaagtgtgtatgtgtacatgtgtgtctgtttatgcAACAAAGCCATTGTTCATATTGTATTGTTACAACCTTGGTCATCACAGTCACTCCTATTAATACACCCTGACTCTTGTCTGAGAAACAGGACCATTGTCaaggtatgtgtgtggtatagtCCTCTGTGTAAAGagttgtgtacatatatacatgtgatgCGTGTGGTATATATACATCATGTGTGTAGCATGTATAGCATGTGTATGGTGCATAGCTGTGTGAGATAtggaatatacacatataatatttgCAATATATATGTATCATGTGTAGTGTGTACACTATGCCCTGCATATATGTGTCATAAGTACACTGtgttgcatacatgtgtgtggcatgtgtagcAATGTCAGGAATGTTCACATGTCTATGGTATGATATACACATgacaatgcatgcatgtgtgtgataagCCATGTCCCCTCTTGACCCTGCACAGGTTACAGTTGCATTGATGGATGTGCCTTGGGGAGCCAGGCCTTTCCTGGGTAGCTACAGTCCAGTGATTGGCCAGGCTACTTCCATGAGCTCCGAGAGTGTGGCTCAGGAGCTGGCCCTGTCTCTGGGAGCCTGGCTCTCCTCACAGAGTGCAGGAGTGAGGGTTGCTCCACCTGCttctcttggaaggcagagaggagttgGAAGGAGGAGTCACAGCTTTGGCTGCTCCCAGAAATGGATTCTCACCATCCCCATTCTGAACTGCCTGTGCACACAGCTTGGGTTCACTGGCTTCTACCACAGTTGTTGCCAAAGCAAAAGCGTAAACTCTAGACTGCTGCACACACAAGTTTATTTCTTGTTCTTAGG
This Peromyscus maniculatus bairdii isolate BWxNUB_F1_BW_parent chromosome 8, HU_Pman_BW_mat_3.1, whole genome shotgun sequence DNA region includes the following protein-coding sequences:
- the LOC102908600 gene encoding CMRF-35-like molecule 4 isoform X3, translated to MIPGVTGVWLPSALLLLQVPGCVPLRGPSKVTGTVGESLSVRCQYEEKYKANDKYWCRVSLLPPCKEIVRTRASKEAGNGRVSIRDHPATLTFTVTLENLTLEDAGIYKCGVEIPFINGSYWETIPTWGIDDSFKVVVSVVPGSSPENRANTLGSPTSSPVHTQPSVTTEDTTPGPSLQFW
- the LOC102908600 gene encoding CMRF-35-like molecule 4 isoform X2, with protein sequence MIPGVTGVWLPSALLLLQVPGCVPLRGPSKVTGTVGESLSVRCQYEEKYKANDKYWCRVSLLPPCKEIVRTRASKEAGNGRVSIRDHPATLTFTVTLENLTLEDAGIYKCGVEIPFINGSYWETIPTWGIDDSFKVVVSVVPGSSHENRANTLGSPTSSPVHTQPSVTTEDTTPGPSLQPRSLLSSIYFQLLVFLEVPLAPGHAQCSPLGEQASEVLLGR
- the LOC102908600 gene encoding CMRF-35-like molecule 4 isoform X1, whose product is MIPGVTGVWLPSALLLLQVPGCVPLRGPSKVTGTVGESLSVRCQYEEKYKANDKYWCRVSLLPPCKEIVRTRASKEAGNGRVSIRDHPATLTFTVTLENLTLEDAGIYKCGVEIPFINGSYWETIPTWGIDDSFKVVVSVVPGSSHENRANTLGSPTSSPVHTQPSVTTEDTTPGPSLQPRSLLSSIYFQLLVFLEVPLLLIMLSAVLWVNRPQRCSAKKQHCPD